The following proteins come from a genomic window of Prionailurus viverrinus isolate Anna chromosome D1, UM_Priviv_1.0, whole genome shotgun sequence:
- the LOC125177233 gene encoding olfactory receptor 56A3 has translation MTTHGNDSTSVSDFLLNCFVRSPSWQLWLSLPLSLLFLLAMGANVILLITIRLEVSLHQPMYYLLSIVSLLDIVVCLTVIPKVLAIFWFDLKSISFYACFLQMYIMNCFFAMESCTFMVMAYDRYVAICHPLRYPSIITDQFVVKAAVFILARNALLTVSIPILSARLHYCGRNVIENCICANMSVSRLSCDDVTINRLLQFAGGWTLLGSDLILIFLSYTLILRAVLRLKAEGAVAKALSTCGSHFILILFFSTILLVFVLTHVVKKKVSPNVPVLLNVLHHVIPAALNPIVYGVRTQEIKQGIQRLLNKGW, from the coding sequence ATGACAACTCATGGAAATGACTCCACTAGCGTTTCAGACTTTCTCCTGAATTGTTTTGTCAGGTCCCCCAGCTGGCAGCTCTGGctgtccctgcccctcagcctccTATTCCTCCTGGCCATGGGGGCTAACGTTATTCTCCTAATCACCATCCGGCTGGAGGTCTCTCTACACCAGCCCATGTACTACCTGCTCAGTATTGTCTCCCTGCTGGACATTGTTGTCTGCCTCACTGTCATCCCCAAAGTCCTGGCCATCTTCTGGTTTGACCTCAAGTCCATCAGTTTCTATGCCTGCTTCCTCCAGATGTACATCATGAATTGCTTCTTTGCCATGGAGTCCTGCACATTCATGgtcatggcctatgaccgctatgtaGCCATCTGCCACCCACTGAGGTACCCATCCATCATCACTGACCAATTTGTAGTCAAGGCTGCTGTCTTTATTTTGGCCAGGAATGCACTTCTTACTGTGTCCATTCCCATCCTCTCTGCCCGGCTCCATTACTGTGGGAGAAATGTCATTGAGAATTGCATCTGTGCCAATATGTCTGTCTCCAGGCTCTCCTGTGATGATGTCACCATCAATCGCCTCCTCCAGTTTGCTGGAGGCTGGACACTGCTAGGATCCGACCTCATCCTCATCTTCCTCTCCTATACCCTCATACTGCGAGCGGTGCTGAGACTCAAGGCAGAGGGTGCTGTGGCCAAGGCCCTGAGCACATGTGGCTCCCACTTCATCCTTATCCTCTTCTTCAGCACCATCCTTCTGGTCTTCGTGCTCACTCATGTGGTGAAGAAGAAGGTCTCACCCAATGTGCCAGTCCTGCTCAACGTCCTCCACCATGTCATCCCTGCAGCCCTCAACCCTATAGTTTATGGAGTGCGAACCCAGGAGATCAAGCAAGGAATCCAGAGATTACTGAATAAAGGGTGGTAA
- the LOC125177232 gene encoding olfactory receptor 56A4-like, with amino-acid sequence MVLFLNNTGTQVTEFLMICFPGMQETQHWLSVVLAPLLVLALGANFVLLLTIRQETSLHEPMYYLLAILSVLDIILCLTVIPKVLLIFWFNMKTISLAGCFLQMFIMNTFLPMESSTFLVMAYDRYVAICHPLHYPSIITEKFVIYAAIFIVFRNFLATLPTPVLAARLNYCASNVVENCICANISVAKLSCGDIHPNKLYQFVSVWCLLGSDLVLILLSYCFILRAVKRLQSGGAATKAWSTCGSHLILILFFYTLLLVFIFTNKEEKKVPSEVPILLNVLHHLIPPALNPIVYGVRTQEIKQGIFKLFKYQF; translated from the exons ATGGTACTATTTCTCAACAACACAGGCACCCAGGTGACTGAATTCCTGATGATTTGCTTCCCAGGAATGCAAGAAACACAGCACTGGCTATCTGTAGTCCTTGCTCCCCTCCTGGTTTTGGCTTTGGGGGCCAACTTTGTGTTATTACTCACCATTCGGCAAGAGACATCTCTGCACGAACCCATGTACTACCTGCTTGCCATCCTCTCCGTGCTGGATATCATCCTCTGCCTCACTGTCATCCCCAAG GTCCTGCTCATCTTCTGGTTCAACATGAAGACCATCAGCCTTGCAGGCTGCTTTCTGCAGATGTTTATCATGAATACATTCCTTCCTATGGAGTCTTCCACCTTCCTGgtcatggcctatgaccgctatgtggccatttGCCATCCTCTGCACTACCCGTCCATTATCACTGAAAAATTTGTCATTTATGCAGCCATCTTCATTGTCTTCCGCAATTTTCTGGCCACACTACCCACACCAGTTCTGGCTGCCAGGCTCAACTACTGTGCCAGCAATGTGGTGGAGAACTGTATCTGTGCCAACATTTCTGTAGCAAAGCTCTCCTGTGGGGATATTCACCCAAATAAGCTCTACCAATTTGTGAGTGTTTGGTGTCTACTGGGTTCTGACCTAGTGCTCATCTTACTATCCTACTGCTTCATCCTGAGGGCTGTTAAACGTCTGCAGTCAGGAGGTGCAGCAACCAAAGCCTGGAGTACTTGTGGTTCCCATCTCATTCTTATACTTTTCTTCTATACATTGCTGCTTGTCTTCATCTTcacaaacaaggaagaaaagaaggtgcCCTCAGAGGTACCCATTCTTCTCAATGTCTTGCACCACCTCATTCCACCAGCCCTGAACCCCATCGTTTATGGAGTACGAACCCAGGAAATCAAGCAAGGGATTTTCAAACTATTCAAGTACCAGTTTTGA
- the LOC125177222 gene encoding olfactory receptor 56A4, producing the protein MLMYFVLHFKGLWIFNLYRVLYMASPSNYSTAPVSEFLLICFPNYQSWQHWLSLPLSLLFLLAMGANATLLLTIQLEASLHEPMYYLLSLLSLLDIVLCLTVIPKVLAIFWFDLRSISFSACFLQMFIMNCFLAMESCTFMVMAYDRYVAICHPLRYPSIITDHFVVRATIFVVARNGLFLLPVPVLSSRLRYCAGNIIKNCICTNLSVSKLSCDDITFNRLYQFVAGWTLLGSDLILIVLSYSFILKAVLRIKAEGAAAKALSTCGSHFILILFFSTVLLVLVITNLARKRIPPDVPILLNILHHLIPPALNPIVYGVRTKEIKQGIQKLLRRL; encoded by the coding sequence ATGTTAATGTATTTTGTCCTACATTTTAAGGGACTCTGGATTTTTAACTTGTACAGAGTACTTTACATGGCCTCACCCAGCAACTACTCCACTGCTCCAGTCTCCGAATTCCTCCTCATCTGCTTCCCTAACTACCAGAGTTGGCAGCATTGgttgtctctgcccctcagcctccttttcctcctggCCATGGGGGCCAACGCCACCCTCCTGCTCACCATCCAGCTGGAGGCCTCTCTGCACGAGCCCATGTACTACCTGctcagcctcctctccctgctggaCATCGTGCTCTGCCTGACTGTCATCCCCAAGGTCCTGGCCATCTTCTGGTTTGACCTCAGGTCCATCAGCTTTTCTGCCTGCTTCCTCCAGATGTTCATCATGAATTGCTTCCTTGCCATGGAGTCCTGCACATTCATGgtcatggcctatgaccgctatgtggccatttGCCACCCACTACGATACCCATCCATAATCACCGACCATTTTGTGGTTAGAGCTACCATATTTGTTGTGGCCCGGAATGGCCTCTTTTTGCTTCCTGTTCCAGTCCTTTCTTCCCGACTCAGATATTGTGCAGGGAACATCATCAAGAACTGCATCTGCACTAAcctgtctgtgtccaaactcTCCTGTGATGATATCACCTTCAACCGGCTCTACCAGTTTGTGGCAGGCTGGACCCTCCTGGGCTCTGACCTCATCCTTATTGTTCTCTCCTACTCCTTCATCCTGAAAGCTGTGCTAAGGATCAAGGCTGAGGGTGCTGCGGCCAAGGCCCTGAGCACGTGCGGTTCCCACTTCATCCTCATCCTCTTCTTCAGCACCGTCCTGCTGGTTCTGGTCATCACTAACCTGGCCAGGAAGAGAATTCCCCCAGATGTCCCCATCCTGCTCAACATCCTGCACCACCTCATCCCCCCAGCTCTGAACCCCATTGTTTATGGTGTGAGGACCAAAGAGATCAAGCAGGGAATCCAGAAACTACTGAGAAGGTTGTAA